The following are encoded in a window of Falco biarmicus isolate bFalBia1 chromosome 8, bFalBia1.pri, whole genome shotgun sequence genomic DNA:
- the LOC130154295 gene encoding casein kinase I-like isoform X3, whose product MLKGERWRGKSAVSLDKFGKSPREIFHPELQKDLLALEEQEGPVNFKFGVLYAKNGQLTDDEMFGDVCVPTIKWCGAEGDYNVMVMEPFGPSLEDLFRFCSRKFSLETVLLLTDQMTS is encoded by the exons ATGttgaagggggaaaggtggCGGGGGAAgag tgctgtgagtCTTGACAAATTTGGGAAGAGCCCGAGGGAAATTTTTCATCCTGAGCTACAAAAG gATTTGTTGGCTCTTGAAGAGCAAGAG ggacctgtgaattttaaatttggagTCCTTTATGCTAAGAATGGGCAGCTTACAGATGATGAAATGTTCGGCGATG tgTGTGTTCCCACAATTAAGTGGTGTGGAGCTGAAGGGGACTACAATGTAATGGTGAtggagccgtttggaccgagtcttgaagatctCTTCAGGTTTTGTTCAAGGAAATTTAGTCTCGAGACAGTCCTATTACTCACTGACCAaatg ACTAGTTGA
- the LOC130154295 gene encoding discs overgrown protein kinase-like isoform X2 produces MLKGERWRGKSAVSLDKFGKSPREIFHPELQKGPVNFKFGVLYAKNGQLTDDEMFGDVCVPTIKWCGAEGDYNVMVMEPFGPSLEDLFRFCSRKFSLETVLLLTDQMVGNCFVDLDGAVCWNIKIPGEIRTKYVVSVI; encoded by the exons ATGttgaagggggaaaggtggCGGGGGAAgag tgctgtgagtCTTGACAAATTTGGGAAGAGCCCGAGGGAAATTTTTCATCCTGAGCTACAAAAG ggacctgtgaattttaaatttggagTCCTTTATGCTAAGAATGGGCAGCTTACAGATGATGAAATGTTCGGCGATG tgTGTGTTCCCACAATTAAGTGGTGTGGAGCTGAAGGGGACTACAATGTAATGGTGAtggagccgtttggaccgagtcttgaagatctCTTCAGGTTTTGTTCAAGGAAATTTAGTCTCGAGACAGTCCTATTACTCACTGACCAaatggtaggaaactgctttgttgatcttgatGGCGCAGTATGTTGGAATATTAAAATTCCTGGAGAGATCAGAACCAAATACgttgtttctgtaatttag
- the LOC130154295 gene encoding casein kinase I-like isoform X1 yields the protein MLKGERWRGKSAVSLDKFGKSPREIFHPELQKDLLALEEQEGPVNFKFGVLYAKNGQLTDDEMFGDVCVPTIKWCGAEGDYNVMVMEPFGPSLEDLFRFCSRKFSLETVLLLTDQMVGNCFVDLDGAVCWNIKIPGEIRTKYVVSVI from the exons ATGttgaagggggaaaggtggCGGGGGAAgag tgctgtgagtCTTGACAAATTTGGGAAGAGCCCGAGGGAAATTTTTCATCCTGAGCTACAAAAG gATTTGTTGGCTCTTGAAGAGCAAGAG ggacctgtgaattttaaatttggagTCCTTTATGCTAAGAATGGGCAGCTTACAGATGATGAAATGTTCGGCGATG tgTGTGTTCCCACAATTAAGTGGTGTGGAGCTGAAGGGGACTACAATGTAATGGTGAtggagccgtttggaccgagtcttgaagatctCTTCAGGTTTTGTTCAAGGAAATTTAGTCTCGAGACAGTCCTATTACTCACTGACCAaatggtaggaaactgctttgttgatcttgatGGCGCAGTATGTTGGAATATTAAAATTCCTGGAGAGATCAGAACCAAATACgttgtttctgtaatttag